A region from the Streptomyces sp. 3214.6 genome encodes:
- a CDS encoding phage major capsid protein: MSDERFRRLVARREQTAREREEILAKRKAITDLAEEEAREDLLPEEDTEFRELTAQVAAKDGELRQLDERISELSDEVERNRTITEGAKAVQRAKARVTSVQEARVYEKGNGRSYLQDLAKVQLNMDGGEARERLQRHAQDVVSDPEYRDLNRTDGNGGYFVPPLWLMDQYIELARAGRAYANVVNTQPLPPGTDSINIPKVATGTAAGVQTADNGAVQETDATDTFINAPVRTIAGQQDVAIQLLDQSPVSFDEVIFRDLVADYATKTDLQVISGSGSSGQVTGVRGTSGITTITYTDATPTVAKLYSKIADAVQRVHTLRFMAPTVIVMHPRRWASLLAASDSNGRPLVVPEAGNPQNAVATLGVVGSQQVVGQMHGLPVVTDPSMPTNLGAGTNEDVVHVLRASDILLYESGIRSRVLPEVGSGNLTVRLQIYGYLAFTAARYPASVVEIGGTGLVAPSF, translated from the coding sequence ATGTCCGACGAGCGTTTCCGGCGGCTGGTCGCCCGACGCGAGCAGACCGCCCGCGAGCGCGAGGAGATCCTCGCCAAGCGCAAGGCCATCACCGACCTCGCCGAGGAGGAGGCCCGCGAGGACCTCCTCCCGGAAGAGGACACCGAGTTCCGCGAGCTGACCGCCCAGGTCGCCGCGAAGGACGGCGAGCTGCGTCAGCTCGACGAGCGCATCTCGGAGCTGTCCGACGAGGTCGAACGCAACCGGACCATCACCGAGGGAGCCAAGGCCGTGCAGCGGGCCAAGGCCCGCGTCACCTCGGTGCAAGAAGCCCGGGTCTACGAGAAGGGCAACGGCCGGTCCTACCTCCAGGACCTCGCCAAGGTCCAGCTCAACATGGACGGCGGCGAGGCCCGCGAGCGGCTCCAGCGCCACGCCCAGGACGTCGTCAGCGACCCCGAGTACCGCGACCTGAACCGTACCGACGGCAACGGCGGCTACTTCGTGCCGCCGCTGTGGCTGATGGATCAGTACATCGAGCTGGCACGCGCCGGCCGCGCATACGCGAACGTGGTGAACACCCAGCCGCTCCCGCCCGGCACCGACTCGATCAACATCCCGAAGGTGGCCACAGGCACCGCCGCCGGGGTCCAGACCGCAGACAACGGCGCTGTGCAGGAGACCGACGCCACGGACACGTTCATCAACGCGCCCGTCCGTACGATCGCCGGTCAGCAGGACGTCGCGATCCAGCTCCTGGACCAGAGCCCCGTCTCCTTCGACGAGGTCATCTTCCGGGACCTGGTGGCGGACTACGCCACGAAGACCGACCTCCAGGTCATCTCCGGATCCGGATCTTCCGGCCAGGTCACCGGTGTGCGTGGCACGTCCGGCATCACCACGATCACGTACACCGACGCGACGCCGACCGTCGCGAAGCTGTACTCGAAGATCGCGGACGCCGTGCAGCGGGTCCACACCCTCCGCTTCATGGCACCGACCGTGATCGTGATGCACCCCCGCCGGTGGGCGTCCCTGCTCGCCGCGTCCGACTCCAACGGCCGCCCGCTGGTCGTCCCGGAGGCAGGCAACCCGCAGAACGCGGTCGCCACCCTCGGCGTGGTCGGCTCTCAGCAGGTCGTCGGGCAGATGCACGGCCTTCCGGTCGTCACCGACCCGAGCATGCCGACCAACCTCGGCGCCGGCACCAACGAGGACGTCGTCCACGTCCTGCGCGCGAGCGACATCCTGCTGTACGAGTCGGGCATCCGCTCCCGCGTCCTGCCCGAGGTCGGCTCCGGCAACCTCACGGTCCGCCTCCAGATCTACGGCTACCTCGCCTTCACGGCCGCCCGTTACCCGGCGTCCGTAGTCGAGATCGGCGGCACCGGCCTGGTCGCGCCGAGCTTCTGA
- a CDS encoding phage tail tube protein, whose product MVATPIAATSRYIPPGTTHYYFVASIANKSAPTRPELDAGTDLTAEIAEVSGFSTTSEQTETPDLGSRFTGKIPGRITADDSSITMYMSSTSNDVRTLLPRDTAGFVVAFSEGDVAGRKMDVFPVKVSGQPKKRDIEDAATIEIQFTITSIPAENVTIP is encoded by the coding sequence ATGGTTGCCACCCCGATCGCGGCAACGAGCCGCTACATCCCGCCGGGCACCACGCACTACTACTTCGTCGCCAGCATCGCCAACAAGAGCGCGCCGACCCGGCCCGAGCTCGACGCGGGCACCGACCTGACGGCTGAGATCGCCGAGGTGTCGGGGTTCTCCACCACCTCGGAACAGACGGAGACCCCGGACCTGGGATCCCGGTTCACCGGCAAGATCCCCGGCCGCATCACGGCCGACGACAGTTCCATCACGATGTACATGTCGTCGACGTCCAACGACGTGCGCACCCTGCTGCCTCGGGACACCGCCGGGTTCGTCGTCGCGTTCTCCGAAGGCGACGTGGCCGGCCGGAAGATGGACGTCTTCCCCGTCAAGGTGTCGGGCCAGCCCAAGAAGCGCGACATCGAGGACGCCGCGACGATCGAGATCCAGTTCACGATCACGTCCATCCCGGCTGAGAACGTCACGATCCCCTGA